The stretch of DNA AACCTCATCAAATTGTTGTAGCAAAGATTGATGAGCAGAGAGGGTGAGAAGCTCATGGGGTATTAGATGATCCCATCCTTTAATGGAGtcaacagaagaagaagaagatgaagatgatggtGGTGCATTTGTTGGtgctattattgttgttgttgttgtgattCCATCCAAACCAATGTGTGTAACATGTTGTACATTTGTTGGGCACCCTATTTCCATGTCCATGTCTAGTTCTTCAAAAtcatcctcctcatcatcatctttctccactataaaataattaaaccacaTCATAATTATGCTTCATGCTTAATTTGTTTATAGAAATTATGGCGAAAGTAATGATTTATCctcctaaattatttttttaattagaaaaatgatTATTCGGTTAGGAATTAGGGgggtaaataaattttttaaaacaataaaatctaTAGTTTTGGAAATTGGACTGAACGGTCGGTTTGATCAGGTTATTTGAAACCAACTACTAAATTAATTCAGTTTACAAGTTTGGACAAAAATTGGTTGTCATTAAATcagtcaaaaatagaaaaaatgggtcaaaataataaaatacacaaaattattttaaaaaatatattgtatatataaatatatgagaAAATGATAAATAGATCATTAACCTTTTAATCGGCAGACATTTAAGTCATGGAGGATTTGAAAATACATTTAGGTCAAAATTTAGACATATTGATCCCTCATCTTCACTTGATTCTACCAGactcaataaaaaaatcaaatatgattCCTTTTGTAGTTTGTACCGGTTAATATGGATCCACACGTGAGAGAGTTTTAAAATTGAACAAATTAGACTCAGGAATTGATATGTTCAGAGTTTGAAAAAGTCGAagacttaaatgtatttttaaatcctCGGTGACTTAAATGTCTGCAGACCAAAAAGTTATGAATCGATttgtccttttattttattatatctcatttaattttaaatttctaactCTACGGATTGAATCACAGATTAGTTTTTAAGAATCttagaaaaatcaaaatttcaagtACTCATGTGAAAATCGTTTATTTatattcaatatcaaaaatattaagACAAGTGGtaagtaatattttcttaaaaatatttttagtttgaaCCTAAAAAACATGTAATCCTAACACAACTACACTCACCAAATAGTTGAGAGATGTTCTTGAAACCCTTGACCAACCTATTGAAGCCGGTGGATATGttaggcttgggaacattgtcAAGTAATCTCATAGGGTTCTTCAGGTTTTCACCCGTGGAAGCATCTGAATCTTCAGGACCTTTAGATCCTTCTAAACTTATCACataattaacaaaaagaaaaaaaaaatcagatacaaATGAAGCATTTGAAATATAATTACATATTATAAACTCATTCATTAAGTACTCAAAACTCAGAGAATGGAGATCTTATTATATCATGCCACAAAGCATGATCAACACATAAACATAGACAACCAATAATTAAGTGTACATTtagtttgtgtttttattattatttttttgtttttaagaatttgcaaagaaaaaagaaaaacagtatttttacttcttatttttttattttctataaaattctaaaaataaaaaatactaaaaataaaaacacaaattaacaCATTCGAATTCTGTTGTTTTTACAACTCAtcacaaaaataagaaaattatgaaagataataagaaataatgagaGAGAGACTTATTGCATCAATTGAAGTATTGGAAAGTGATTTTGATCTTCTCGGTTGTGGAAGACCAACAGCAACACTAGCCTCAGAGATACAACCAGCAGAGAAGGGAAGAATCACAAGCCTCTCCATTCTTTGTCTCATTTTCTATGAGCAAACAAAGATGCAAGTATCATGAACTAAGATTTGACAAGTATAATATATAGTCATCATAGGCTATAGCAAAAGTTGTTGCTaaatgttattatatattaatcatAATCATATGCTACACATAACATAATCAAGAAGCACTCATTTTCCTTACCCTTAAATTGAATTTGTTATGAAgcatgttattattattacgtATGGAAAGTCAAGCTAGctacatagataaataaaatatatttaattaatataatttaatgtcCGTTTGGTAGGTGAAAGGGACATATACACTCACATATAATAACATATAGTTAAGGGGTATGTATGTTTGAGGTGTTTAGCTACAAAAATTGCAATGTACTATTACTATATATTATTAGTAGTAATGTTGNAAATTTgtacatataaattaatataatttacatatataaattaataaaatttatttattaaagacaATTTAGTATTTGTGCTAATTAAATAacgacaaaaaaatataaaaaattactggTCCTACAAATTTCTCTATTATTATATCATAATATCAAAATCTATCAATTTCACTTTATGTGTCTCTAACGAATTTGACATCATTTCacattggaaaaaaaaattggttgagTAGTGAGTGGCTAAACAAAACCAATTACTAAGAACGAGGATGAGATCACATACTACTTTTCTTTCACTTACCTGTCTTCTACAATAATTCAtcaacaattttcttttcttttctttttaaaatgtttcatttttatgttttatttagtaGGTCTATATTATAGTATACGTTtagtgtttcttttttttttttccttttacttttttgaaatatttgttgttttgtttACTTGTTTTGGACTCGAAGTGGAAGTAGTGGAAGTGAAGCGACCTATTTGGAATGAATCTCCTCCACCACCTCATGGAGATTGAGACCAAAATCTGATATTTCTTGAATCCAAAGAAGAAAAGGCATCATTGATTGTAGGAATAGAAAATGCGTTTGTTGAAGGCAGAAGGTTAAGTTATCTAATTTCACTTACTAAATCTGATGTATGCTGATTAACAGAAGCTTAGCATGTTAATAAAGTTTacatacttttattttcttactctttctttctttctttcttttctaaaaaaaaaaaaaaagtgaagacGGAATTTATCAATTTACATTATTAGATTCTCAAGATTAAAGCTTAATGAAACAAAATGTTAGATGATAATAGTGATTGAGAAAGAACAGAGAACTAACTTTTAATTAgccaatattaattaattttagagtTTAAATTCATAAtgtaaaaattagaatttaaaatttatgatctaaagtttaaaatttaagatgaataaaataatttttaaaaaattagttacatAACATTATTTATAGTGATTATCTATCTATAAGTATGTCATCACTTAATGTATCCTACCAATAAAAATTGAACacgtaaaaaattatttttagaataaaatattatttttgtcctaaACGTTTAGGATAAATCTTAAAATTGTCCTTAACATTTAAAttgtctaatttaattttttaacgtttaaaattatttcaatgTTGTCCTGTCGTTAGATCTCTATTAACAGAATAGATGGTGGAACAAAATTGAaacgattttaaaatattatgaacttaaataagacgattgggaataaaaatgaaacattactttttaaaaaaaattaccaaatcaagtaaaatgaaagtaaatttTAACGGAATGAATTGCATtacgaatttaaaattttttactcgTCATAAAATACATGTAGAATGACTAgtagaattttaattaaattaaacactaaataattttaattaaaccttatttctaacttttaaataaattttaatttttttgcttcaataatttcagttttttttacaataaataattattcaatttattttttagttatgcTCTTAGTCAAAAACAAATTTACTTATaatgaaagtaatatgattaagaattaaaaaaaattatttagaatgaaagtaacgTGATTAGGAATCATTTATTTAGatgtaactaaaaaaataattgaataattataaaagattgatattattgaaggataaaattaaaatttatttaaaattaaaaataaaatttaagtaaattaaatattaaagaaatttggtatattagagaaaaaaaatagaatttatactttattgtatatgtatcatttttttttattttttacaaatttatgTGCTAAtcattctacaaatattttatgatgagtaaaaatctttaagagtaaaattttaaaaaaataaatttacttaGAATGAAAGCAATGTGATTAAGAGTAATTTATTAgatgtgataaaaaaataattgaataactatgtatcaaaaagaaattattattattattattgaaagataaaattaaaatttatttcaaagttaaaataaaatttatttaaattaaatattaaagaagTTCAATATATTAAAgacaaaaagttataatttatactttattatatatgtatcctagttattttttcttttttcaaaagtttaTCTACTAATCATTCTAAAAGTATTTTATGATAAGTAAAAATCTTGAATTCGTAATGCAATTCATTCGGTTAaaatttactttcattttacttgatttagtaatttttttaaaaagtaatgtTTTATTTTCGTTCCCaatgttttcgtcctatttaagttcttagcgttttaaaatcgtctcaattttgtcacactattaattttgttaacagAGATCTAACGGCAGGACAATATTGCGatgattttaaaacgttagaaaTTTAAATAGGATGATTTAAACGTTATGGACAACTTTAAAATTTACCTCAAACTTTagagacaaaaacgatactttactcttatttttattgtattttattaaACAAATGATTTCTattacaaaattaaactaattctatcaTAAACTAGCATTTTGCAATGTTTCCATCCTAAATGGTTTCATCATCATTTTACATTATAAATTCGGCACCTTGCTCCAATTTTTAAAGCACTCTCCCAAACCATTATTATTTcctttaattataaatttacaaGTCTAACAAATACATActcataatatattaatatcatGGTATATGGATAGCAACTGTTCCTTAATGTTAATAAAACACTCAAAATAATAAATGGCATAATCTTTTGTCTTTATCCTAACTAACAATATTGTTCACCTAGCCTATGCATGATTGGTGTAAAAACGATAAAGAACTAAATATTGGGTGTAGATTAAACCATGAGAATCAACTATTCCAATAGAGAGCAGGACTAGAAGCATCAAATGATTCTTAATACgtgtcttatttttttcaaaccaAATTAAATTGGTTTAGTAGTTAGCTCATTGGTCTACTTAAATAAGTGTCGGGGTTTGAATAATTCCTTGTGTGCGCATAAAGTAATTTATTGGCCAACGACAAACCCTTAAAAGGAGGTCAAGTTTGCGACAAATTAGTCCTTTACttgccaaacataaaaataccgtagaatacaaaaaaaatatatcttatttttcagaGACCATAACATCTTAACTAATAATACAAGATCAAGTTGTCTTTTTTTGACATGGCCATAGCCTCTCTTTAACTACATAAATTAGCAAAGAAATTATCTATTTCTTTACATTCCAAAATTAAATAGGGAAAAACTCTTCTAAGAGAGATtcctctctaaaataaaataaaaaatgatataaattaaCATTATATGCACCTTATTTAATAAATTGTGATTATGACGACGTAATTTATTAATGTAAGAGTGAATATggtctttctttttcaatttgctCTTGTATATAAAGGTGAAATCACTAATTTTACTCTCCACGgaagaaatttcaaaaaatgcTTAGTACAACATTTTCAATTGCTTTCCATTCAGTCATGCCGAATTTAACAATTGTTTTCCTCTTTTATACCTTCCACCACCCTGTTCTGAAACAATGCAAGACAATAGTGTTGTAAGATTTTTCTTATTGTTAAAAATTTGAAGATACAGGACCTGGTGCCAGAATGCTTATAAACAAAGAACTTTGCCAGAGTTTTCTTTGGCGTATATGATCATAACCTTCTGCAAAGCATCAAAATGGTTAGGTGAGCACTGTTCTGGAATATAGTATGCAGAAATATGAGACATCACAGGATTTTTTACTTTGAGTCAAGATGCTTATGAGGGGTTGGTTCTTGGTTGTGATTTTTATAAACCATAATTAAGATATGTGTCGTATCAAACCAGAATGGATTGTTGGAAGGGTAAGTGAAGAAGAGTTCTGTTAATTTTTgtcactatttttttattattagaaattgcTTAGAGAAGACATCATATCATACTGCCATTACAAAGGATGTGATTGTTAATTTGTCATGAGTCGAAAATTTGGCCAccttatattttgattttttatcaaGACATAGTTGGACGCATAAGACATGTTTTAGAGTGTTTGTAATGTGCTTGACATGCAGACTCGACAATTCAGAAAAGTATCCGTGCTTTCTAGATCACAAACGATATCTAGATTGAAATTATTGGTCAGCCTAAAATGtactttaataaattaaaacagaaTAGAATAGAAGATATAAACCACAAATTGAAACTAACCTGAAACCAGTACTAGAACAAGAATTTGCTGTCAATTTTTGCTACTGCTACAGCCTACAAGGCTCGGATGGACTGGTGTCTGGTGAGTGAAGATTTACATGCTAAAGAATGAAGAGTGGTTTCAGAAATATTCTATATAGACTAGGTAATTATGTATAATATAATTTTGGCTTTTGTCAATTGTCACCAATAATCTCCACAAGAGCAATGGCCATGCCTAAAATGATGGAACCTATGAATGTCTCTGACGATTA from Arachis duranensis cultivar V14167 chromosome 4, aradu.V14167.gnm2.J7QH, whole genome shotgun sequence encodes:
- the LOC107485928 gene encoding CRIB domain-containing protein RIC4; amino-acid sequence: MRQRMERLVILPFSAGCISEASVAVGLPQPRRSKSLSNTSIDAIKGSKGPEDSDASTGENLKNPMRLLDNVPKPNISTGFNRLVKGFKNISQLFVEKDDDEEDDFEELDMDMEIGCPTNVQHVTHIGLDGITTTTTIIAPTNAPPSSSSSSSSVDSIKGWDHLIPHELLTLSAHQSLLQQFDEVPSLDPKLEPPSCSPMKPSSSN